The genome window CGCTGGCCCTGGCCACGGACTCTTTATGTTATCGTTCATATTTACTTATTTTTTACTCCTTAACTCTAAAAACCTTCTATATCAATAGTAATGTAATCAACGTATATACTACCATCGCCACAGCAATGAAGATAGAGATAAAAGCCGACATAAAGCTCTCGTCGTCCTCATCTTTACAAAGACTTTCTATCTGCAGTGGTACAGGGAATCCTGTCGGACAGGCAAAGTAGAGTAGTACTCCCACAAGGAATATCTTTACAGCCATTAGTTCTGGGAACAGAAGGAAGAATGCTGCAACGATAGCTCCACACAGCACGAGGCGCACCACCGTCAATGCAAGAAGCGGCTTGAGCTGTGCTGTTCGCAGATGGAAACCATAGCCGAGTGTGAAGAGAATAATACTTGCTATCGGTGCCATTGCTATATCCATCGTACCGTCATACACCCTGTGGATGTCATTCTCTGTCAGCCATTGGTACAACCCCGACAGATTTACGAGAATGCCTACGATAACGGCGATGATGAATGGTGCAGTAATGATTCGTTTTGCCAGTGGCAGAAAAGCCACATCTTTAGCCGTCTGGCGGGTGACAAGTGCCGGAACAAGTCCGAAATTTATGAGGATTCCAGCCACGTCAAAGGTGATGATATTCACAGCGTGCTCTGCTCCTACAAGTGCAATATAAAGCGGAAGGGCAACGCTGCCGCCCTCACAGGTCATCAGCAGAAAGGGTGCCAGTCGGGCATAACGTCCGCTGACGGGCTTTGCGATACTCTTACCTATCAGATAGACAAGAATCCACGCTGCATCCAGAAAGAGAATCTCATAAATGAAATTCGTGGACAGTTCAGCTTTCACAAGGACGTGAAAGACTAATAGCGGAAAAAGAATATTGAATACTAACGACTTTGCCCCTTCGTTCTGTCCTTCTGTTACCCAGCCTCTTCTGTGGCTCAACCAGCCAAGGAACATCATGAAGAAGACAGGAAAAAGGATTTCTATTGCTTGCATCTATTTGTTGAATTTATCTTATTTGTATTTGTTACAATGTACAAATGTAGGTAAAAAGGATGATATAGGCAAATGAATAGAGGGAATTTAAATAAACAGCCTCACCCCCAACCCCTCTCCAAAAGGAGAGGGGAGTAATTACCGAGAAGAGTAATCGTAACTCGCTTTGAGCGTAAGTTGCTTCTATACTAACAACATATTGTAAGGTGATTAACCCTCCGCACTATTGGTGTTTAGCATCCGCACCATTGGTGTTTGCCGTTCGCACCATTGGTGTTTACCAACAACACGATGTTAAATAATAGCTTGCAATGATACTAAGAGGATGTTGTTGGAATACAAAACTGGCACAGCTTGTTCCTGCCGTGCCAGTTGTTGGGGATAAAAGAGGTTGTCTTTGAATGCGTTTCTTTGCAAAAAGAGTTTACGGTTTATTGTGTTGTAATCGTAAAAACCTTTGTTTCGTGGGGTTGCAAAGTGCCCTGCCAAGCCTTATGCTGACGTGTAGTCTTGTGTTCCCATACGTCTCTGAAACTGTATTCTTTCGCATTGCCGATGATTGAAAGTGGTAACTGGACAGGCTGCGGAGTGTTTGAAGGGTTAATGATGGCAAGTGCCTGACGGTTACCGCTCAGTTGACGGAGGTAAATACGGCACGCACCGGGGAAGTCTATTCTGTGGGCTGCCTCGCCGAGTGCATCCTGGTTGATGGCAATAATCTCCTTGTTGAGGAGGATGTGGCGTGTCGCCTCGTTCTCATTAAGGATGTCGTGACTCATCGCCAGTGGTGAGGCGAACATACACCACATAGACATCTGTGTCTGATATTCAGAGTATGTACAGCCTACGCCACCCAAATCACTCGAAGGTCCGCCCTTTCCGTCAAGACCAACAACGAGCATATCCATGTCAAGCCAGTGACCTGGTCCGGCGTATTTATAGAGTGGCTCGGTAATGTCGATGATATCAATGATACCCATACCGCCCTGCTTCACGATGTCTTTCCACATATCACGCACGTCATAGCTCACACGCCAGAGCGAACCACCAGCCTGACGTGCCCACAGTTCCGGGTTCAGCTGTCCCCATTCGCAGACACCGAGGGCAATCTTACGCCCTGACTTCTGCAGTGCATCCGCCATCTTCTTGTAGCGTTTGTGGGCAACGGCACTGTCAGAAGGGGCGTGGCAGTAGTCGTACTTCAGATAGTCTATACCCCATTGTGCAAAGGTCTTGGCATCTTGTTCTTCAAACTTGTAGCTGGCGGTGTAGCCGGCGCAGGTGAGATGGGCAGCATCAGAGTAGATTCCGAGCAGCAAACCCTTTGAGTGAACATAGTCTGCGAGTGCCTTCATTCCGCTTGGGAACTTCTTTGGGTCAGGTAGGATGTTGTTACGTTTGTCACGTCCTCCCTGCCACCCGTCATCAATGAAGATGTATTTATATCCTGCCTCTGCATAGCCGTCAGCTGCCATCTTGTCGGCAATTTGTCGGATAAGCTGTTCGTTAATGTCCTCCTTGTATTTGTTCCAGGTCATAAAACCCATAGGAGGGGTTAGTGCCAGTGAGTCACGTTTGGTCGCTGTCGTGTTCAGCGATGCCAGCAGAAAGGCTGCAATGAACAGGAGTGATTTACGAAGTTTGAGTAATTGAAAAGTCATAATTATAATAGTTTAGGAATTAGCTTAAACCCAAAAATCCGCAGAATCATTAAGAATCCGCGGATTTTCTGTGTTGTCCCAGGCGGATTCGAACCACCACTGACAGAACCAAAAACTGTAGTGCTACCATTACACCATAGGACAATCGTGGGTGCAAAGGTAGTGTTTTTTAGTCTAATGCCCAAATTTTGGTGTATAATTTTGCGCATCTGCCGTCATTGTGCAGTAAATATGCTCGTAATACTTTCGGTTCGCTTGATATTTCTTCCTGTCTGCTTGGAATTGATGTGAGAAAGTGTTATCTTTGCAGTTGTATATTATTCGGAATATTCCGTGACATCGTGTCGCATGAGCCTATGAAACCTATATCGTCAGTTATTATCTTTTTGTTACTCGTCTGCTCGGCAGTATGGGCAAGTCTTGACAGTTATTACTGTGCAGAAACAGCTATTGTTCAGGATATGAACCAGGCTTTGTCGAAGACGCTCGCACAGAAGCGTGAGGCGTGGATAACGCCCGATACGATACAAAGTTATCGGCAGCATTTGCAGATAGCCGACCTTAAAAACTGTTCGTTCGTGTCTTATGCCTTGGGTGAAGACAGTCATTCGCTGTGCAGCAGGCAGATGAAGTGGGCGTCAGGTAGTCACTTGCTTACATTCCAGAGTTATGCTGACTGTTCCTTTGCTACGGTATGGGGATTGTCAGACCAGCGTCTGCCGCTTGCTTTCCTGTTGTTGGCAATGGTTTGGATGGCAGTATCTGTCGTTTATATCCGTCGTCACCGTGCGGGTCGTTTCGTTTTAGGCAGGATGGTATATGCCACTTCTGACCATAGTTTCCGTGACTGGCATGGGGAAAAGATTGCCTTTACACCGATGCAACAGCAGCTGATGGAGCTATTTGTCAATGCAACTGATCATAAGCTGTCGAAGGCTGTTATCTGCGAAACACTTTGGCCTAAGAAACCCGATGCAAGCGAAACACTCTACACACTTATCCGTCGTCTGAAGCCCATTGTTAGTGAACGTTGCGGATTGAAGATTGTGGCTGATAGGGGTGATGGGTATCGACTTACTTCTGATTCGTCATCAAAGAAGATATTGGATAGCCTTTCTTAAAGGAGAAGAATGTACCTTTGAAATATAAATCCTAACCTTTCTCTATAGAAATATTATGCCTGACAAGGGGTTGGCAGGTTGGTATTGTCGTGCTTTTTCTTGACTATCAAACTTCAATTTGCTATTGTCAGTTAATTGTCAGTGACTATTTTTGCCTTGAAAGTGACTGAATTCTATCTTTGCATCAAAAAACAAAGACTATGAGAAAAGGTTTATGGTTGCTGCTGTTATGCTTTCTTGCGCTGCCAGTTGGTGCACAGAATGAGAAAGAGGGCGATAAGACAGCAAAGAGTGTAGAGATGAAGGAGGTGACAGTTGAGGCTGCACGAGTGACGAAAAAGATTGATGGTCTGCTGATTATACCGTCTGATGCACAGCGGGATGCGGCAACGGACGGTTATAGTCTGCTTGGAAAGCTGTCTCTTCCACGTGTCAGGGTAGACGAGGTGATGCGTACCGTTGTGCCTTTAACGAACAATGGAACTGTTCAACTAAGGCTCAATGGAACCTTGGCAAGTAAGGAAGACCTACTTTCACTGGACCCCAAACTTGTAAAAAACATCGATTTCATCGATAATCCGGGTGTTAGATATGGTGACGGAATAGGCTATGTCATTGATATTCGGACGAAGCGTAACACCACAGGCTACGTGCTCGGAGCAGATTTGTCGAACTCTGTTACGACAGTGAATGGCGGTAATACGCTCTATGCAAAGTACAATCATAAGAAATCGGAACTGGCTTTAACCTTTACTTCCCTTTATAAAGACCAGCATGGTTTTCGGTCTTCAGAAACGGCTGACTATACTTTGAACAACGGTAGTCATTATCTTGTTTCACGCAATCAGACCGATGGAAGGAGTCGTCGTTTTGGTAATCAGTTTGAGGTAAAGTATAGTCTTGCCGACTCGGCTACGTATGTTTTCCAAGCGAATCTGTCAGTGGGAGGAGGCAATACGCCAGGTAATTATGCTGATTTTGTGTATCGGGACGGAACGGTAGAGCAGACTTTTCGGACAATCAATGTGTCAAGTGATTTCTCTCCGACTCTTGATCTTTATTTCTTTCATCAGCTTGGTAAGCATCAGAGTATTACGGCCAACGTGGTCGGTTCGGGTATTTATACGGACAAGCGGGGATATAATGGAGAAGGAAGAACCTATGCCTATGATGTTGATGGGCGTACTTGGTCGCTGGAGAGTGAGGCTGTTTATGAGAATAAACTCAAACCTTTTACCCTTTCTGCAGGTTTGGAGCACTCAATGTCGTTCACCAATAATGAATATACAGGTGATGTAACCGCTCTCAATAAAGTGCGAAGAGGAGAATTATATTTTTTCTCAGAGGTAAAAGGGCGATGGAAGCATTTAGGCTATTCAGCTGGCGTTGGTATGGCAAACAAAACCTATTCACAGGAAGATTACAACTTTGATTATTGGACTTTCCGTCCAAAACTCACGTTGAGTTACGAGATTTTGGCAGGATTAAATGCACGTTACACCTTTGAGACCTATCGTCGTGTTTCTTCATACGCTATGGTGAGCAATGCAAGAATCAGAAATAACAGTCGTGAATGGACGATTGGAAACCCGGATTTGCGCCCTTCAAAGGTCATCAAGAACATTATAGATATAAGTTATAATGGTAAGCGTGTGAGCAGTGGTATGAATATGGAGTACCGACGTAATATTGGGACGAATATGAGTGTGTATGAACGTACGGCAACAGATGAATTTCTTTATTCACAACAGAACATTGGTAATGTTATGATGTTCGTTGCTCAGAACTATGTCAAGTATGATGTTGTACCGAAGCATCTGTCTGTAATGCTTTTCGGAGGTATCAATCGTTTCTTTAATATCAGCAGTCTGTACCGTCATCATCTTACAAGTTACAACTATGGTGGTAACATTCAGGCTTATCTTGGACGCTGGACACTCACGGGATATGCCGATAATGGTTGGAAATTTGTTGAAGGAGAGCATGAGGGAAGGAATGGTCCAGCGGTCTATTTAGGAGCCAGTTACAGATGGAAGAAGTGTAATGTATCTCTCTTTTTACAGCATCCTTTCCAGCAGCATCCCGCTATACAGCGTGGTAAGGTGCTGAATGAGAACCTCCACAAAGACTATGTTTATCGCAGCAGAGACTTGGGAAATATGATAACTCTCAGGTTCAGTTGGAAGTTGTCAAGGGGTAAAAGCTATAAGGAAATTGATAAGAAAGTGCAGCATGAAAGGAATAAACAGACGGGGATCATGTAGTGAAGACCTGCCGGAGAGTTATGGCTGGTAAAATCTGCTTCATATATTCCGTGCGTCCCTGCACCCTTTTTTTCTTCTTCAGTAATATCAACAGTAGGGAAAAACGCCCTCTTATGCCATTGGAAGTGTCATCCAAATGGATAGAAGAGGGCATTTTTTCCTTTTTTTCATTAATATTTCATCAGCGTCAAGATGTGGATGTTTCCAAATTCTTTTCATGAAGAAAAATATTTCTTTTCATGAAAATAAATATTTCTTTTCGTGAAGAAAATTATTTTTTCTCATGAAGATAAACTGTTTCAGGCTGCCTGACATTGAAACAACTATTGTCAGTGTAAGGGTTTTTACCGCTTTGTCAGAGGCAATTTGACACCTGTTATAATAGAAAAAGGCAAGCCGATGGCTTGCCTTTTATTTCATGTAATTTATTTACATATTACTTGTTTACAGCATCTGCTAACTCAGCACCAGCCTTGAACTTAGCTACCTTCTTGGCAGCGATGTGGATCTTCTCCTTTGTTGCAGGGTTGATTCCCTCATGAGCAGGGCGCTCATTGATTGAGAATGTACCGAAGCCTACGAGTTGTACCTTATCACCAGCAACGAGTGCTTCCTTGATAGCCTCTGTTGTTGCATCCAATGCCTTCTTTGCGACAGCCTTGCTCACTTCAGCATTAGCTGCAATTTTCTCAATTAACTCTGTCTTGTTCATAATTTTGATTTATTTATTGATTAATTTTATGAATGATATACAAGATTATGCTGCAAATATAGTCGTTTACTTTTATAAAACAAATAAAATCAAGGGAAAAGTGTAGAAATTTATAAAAAAAAGCCTTTATCTTCCTCGTTTCCTGCTTGATAACAGGAGAATTTCGTAATTTTGCAGTGATTAAATGATACATTGTAAAGAATAAGAAAATTAATAAATGCGAAATATACCTGTAGTAACAAAGAATCTTCTTATCATCAATATTCTGGTGTTCATAGCTACATACGCTTTAAGAGGATTGAACATAGACTTGAATGACATTCTTGGCTTACATTTCTTTTTAGCTTCAGACTTCCGCATCTGGCAGTTTGTTACCTATATGTTCATGCACGGCGGTTTCACGCATATTCTGATGAATATGTTTATGCTGTGGATGTTCGGTATGGTCGTGGAGAATGTATGGGGGCCGAAGAAGTTTCTTTTTTATTACATGGTCTGCGGTATCGGAGCTGGATTCTGTCAGGAGCTGGCGCAGTACGGAAGTTATGTTGTTGAGGGACTGGCACAATATGAGTCGGTAAATACGGGTGTGAACATTATTCCAATGGAAACTTATCTGAACATGATGAACACTGTAGGTGCCTCGGGTGCTATCTATGGTGTGCTGCTTGCATTCGGAATGCTTTTCCCGGAGGAGCGTATGTTCATCATCCCCATCCCTGTTCCGATCAAGGCAAAGTGGATTGTCATTGGCTCTGTGGCGATTGAATTGTTCTCGGCTGTGAGCACAAGCAATGACGGAGTGGCGCATCTGGCACACTTGGGTGGTATGCTTTTCGGCTTCCTCCTCATCCGTTACTGGAAGAAACATCCATATTCAGGCTATGGCGACTTCGGTATGAACAAGGGACAACAGTTCTTTGACCGTATGAAGAATACGTGGGAACAGCGTTCGGGGAATAGGTCTGGAGGCTTTACAGGGAACAACAGCAGTTCATGGTCGGGCTCTTCGCAGGGTAATACACCTGACAGCAACAGCGATTGGGATTACAATGTCCGCAAGAAACAGCAGCAGGAAGAGGTGGACCGCATACTTGATAAGATTCGCAGGAGCGGTTATGACAGCCTTTCAAAGGAGGAAAAGCAGAAGCTGTTTGACAGCAGTAAGAATTGACGGATTGTATGTTGATAGATTGACAGATCGTTTGTCTACGAGCTGGGATTGACTGCTTGATAATTTGTCGCTCAATGAGTTGGCTGTCTGACTGTCAGCACTTTGACGGATTGGAGGCTTACCTGTTTGTGTGACTATTGGGCTGTACAGCCTTCTGATAACTATTTTTATTAGCTGCAAAGAAAACATATTATAGCCACTGTGCAGCCTGAGAGGCTGGAAATGAAATGATTAAGATATTCAAGAAACTTACACGCAGAGTTTTAATGACAGTCAACATCATCGTGATTCTGACGATGTTTCTTGTCGGCAATGTCGACAGGCTCAATCCTGTTGACCATCCGCTGCTGGCAAATCTGGGCTTGGGATTTCCTATACTCCTCGTGCTCAATCTGATATTTCTTGTGTTGTGGGCTTTCGTCCGACTGCGTACCATCTGGCTGCCGCTGTTGGGCTTTCTTCTCAGTTATGGTTCTATCCGCACCTATTCGCCCGTCAATCTGCCCAAGGATAAGCCGCATGGGTCAATTAAGGTGCTGTCTTATAATGTCTTTTTATTCTCAACATGGAGTGAGCCCGATGGTGAAAAGAACTCGATAGTCGATTATATTGTCAAGAGCAAGGCGGATATTGTCTGCCTGCAGGAGGCACAGGCGAGTGTGGAAGGAACGGATCATATCTACCCGACACTGAAGCAACATTACCCTTACTTCAAGCTGATGGTAAAGAAGAGTCCTGGTGCTGACAATATGGTGTTGCTCAGTAAGTACCCTGTTCTCTGGCAAGACACGATACCATACGGCTCAAGCACTAATCAGAGCGTGGCTTATATGATTGATATCAAGGGGACTAAGACTCTCGTTGTCAATAACCATTTTGAGAGTAATGGGCTGAGTTCTGACGACAAGGAAGGGTTCAAGACGCTCGTGAAGGGTAATATGGGGACGGGTGAGGCAAAGCTCCAGTCGTTCCATTTGCTGAGCAAGCTGGGCGAAGTCTCCGCAAGACGTGCACCGCAGGCAGAGATGGTGGCGCGTTATGTCAGGAAGTATCTTGACAAGAAAGTGCCTGTTATCCTTTGTGGTGACTTCAACGACAATCCGTTGAGTTATACCCATCGGACAATAGCAAAGGAGCTGACAGATTGCTTCGTAGCAAGTGGAAACGGTCCCGGGACAAGCTATCACAAGAGCGGAATGTACTTCCGTATCGACCATGTGTTCTGTTCTGATGACTTTGAACCTTATGGAGCAAAGGTGGATAACAGCGTGACCACTTCCGACCATTATCCCATCTATTGTTGGCTCAAATACCGTCCCAAACCTTAAAAAACACACATTTATAAGGTATAAATTTCCCAAAGTGTGAAAATTTGCTTATCTTTGCACGTCTATCAAGTGTAGCGAAACAATAATTAAAAACAATCAAATAAAATGCAAAACAAAGGATTAGTAATTTGCGTAGCTGTTCTCTTGACGCTCGCAAGTGTCTTCTACCTGTCATTTTCAGTAGCAACAAGCTACTATGATGGTCAGGCAGCAAAGATCAAGGACCCTATTGCGCAGCAGGATTATAAGGATTCTGTCAAGTATCTGGGTATCTACTCTTACCAGAAATGCCTTGAAACACAGATCGGACTTGGTCTTGACTTGAAGGGCGGTATGAACGTTGTACTTGAAATTTCAGTGCCTGACGTTGTTGACGTATTGGCTGACCACAAGCAGGATGCTGCTTATCTGAAGGCTATGGCAGAGGCTAAGCAGGAAGAAATGACCAGTCAGAAAGACTTTATCACGCTCTTCGTTGATGCTTACCACAAGGTTGCTCCGGCTCATAAGCTCGCTGAAATCTTCGCTACACAGCAGCTCAAGGGCAAGGTCAGCACACAGAGTACCGATGACGAGGTTGAGAAAGCACTCCGTGAAGAGGTTGCTGCAGCCATCGATAACTCTTACAATGTCGTAACAAACCGTATCGACCAGTATGGTGTCGTTCAGCCTAACATCCAGAAGTTGGAAGGTCAGGAAGGGCGTTTGATGGTTGAGATGCCTGGTATCCGTGAGCCGGAACGTATGCGTAAGCTCCTTCAAGGTTCTGCTAACCTTGAGTTCTGGGAGACTTATAACAATCAGGAAGTTGCTCCTTACCTCGTACAGCTTGACCAGCGTCTGGCTAATGGTGGTGAGACAAAGGTTGATACTATAGCTGCTGATTCTACCAAGAAGGCACAGGTTAAGCCTGCTGCAGCTCCAAAGTTTGCACTGAATGCAAACAAGACGGGTGCCGGTGAGGATGTGAAGATGGAGGCATTGAAGAAGATGCATCCGCTGTTGTCACTGTTGCAGACCTTCCCTGGTGATGCGCTCAGCCTCGTTGGATACGCAAGTGTACGTGATACTGCTGCTATCAACAAGATGCTCCACAGTCCTGTTGCCAAGCAGATTCTGCCAAGCGACTTGAAACTTCTTTGGAGTGCCAAGCCTGCAGATGGATTGAATAAGAAGAATGTCTATGAGCTTCATGCACTGAAGGTGACAAGCGCAGACGGTCGTGCTCCTATGGAAGGTGACGTTGTTACTGATGCTGAGGACAAGTTCGACCAGTTCGGCCGTCCGGAAGTCAGCATGACAATGAACTCTGAAGGTGCCCGTCAATGGGCTGCTCTGACAAAGGCTAACATCGGTAAGGCAATCGCAATCGTATTGGATGGCGTTGTTTATTCAGCTCCACGTGTAAACGGTGAGATTGATGGTGGACAGTCATCTATCAGCGGTAACTTCTCGGTTGAGGATACCAAGGACCTTGCAAACACGTTGAAGTCCGGTCGTATGCCAGCTCCTGCAAAGATTGTACAGGAAGAAGTCGTAGGTCCTACACTTGGTGCACAGTCTATTGAGCAGGGTCTTGTATCTTTCGCTATTGCTTTCGTACTGCTGATGCTTTACATGGTTGTCATGTACAACATCATCCCCGGTATGATGGCTAACCTGGCTCTGATTGTCAATATCTTCTTTACCTTGGGTGTCCTGGCATCCTTCCAGTCGGCTTTGACCATGCCTGGTATCGCTGGTCTTGTGTTGTCTCTGGGTACAGCCGTGGATGCCAACGTGCTCATCTATGAACGTATCAAAGAGGAATTGCGAATGGGTAAGGGTATGAGACAGGCTTTGAAAGAGGGTTATGGAAATGCCTTCTCAGCCATCTTCGACTCTAACTTGACATCACTCATCACTGGTGTTATCCTTCTTGTGACAGGTACTGGTCCTATCCGTGGTTTCGCAACAACGTGGATCATCGGTATCATGATTTCATTCTTCACAGCTGTATTCCTCACACGCCTCGTATTCGAGAACCGTGTCAGCAAGGACAAGTGGTTGGGTCAGACATTCTCTACAAGTTTCTCAAAGAACTTCATGCAGGATAAGAGCTTCCATTTCCTCAGTATGTACAAGAAGAGCTTTACCGTATGGGGTGTCGTAGTAATGATATGTATCGTCAGCTTTGCTGTACGTGGTTTGAGCCGTAGTATCGACTTCACTGGTGGTCGCAACTATGTTGTAACACTGAACAAGCCTACACAAGTTGAGGAGGTTCGCAAGGTGATGAACGGTGCTTTTGTCAATACTGTAGGTGAGAATGCCGGCAAGACTGCTACAACAACTGTAATTGCACTGGGTACTGACGGTAAGACTGTCCGTATCTCAACCAACTATAACATTGACTCCAATAATCCTGCCGAGGACGACAAGGCAGAAACAATCCTTTACAACGCTTTGAAGAAGGGTGGTTTCGTCAACCAGGCAAGTGTTGAGAACTTCAAGAACCCGGATATCCGTGAGGGTGGCTCAATCATCCAGAGTGCGAAGGTTGGTCCTTCAATCGCAAAGAACATTACTTATAATGCGTTCATGAGCGTTCTGCTGGCAATCTTCTTCATCTTCCTGTATATCCTCCTGCGTTTCCGCAACATTGGTTTCTCTGTTGGTTCTGTTGCAGGTCTTGTACTTGATACGACAATCGTTATCGGTTGCTTCTCATTGTGCTATGGATGGATCGGCTTCTCACTTGAGATTGACCAGACCTTCATCGGTGCTATCCTTACGGTAATCGGTTACGATATCAACGATACTGTGGTTGTTTACGACCGTATCCGTGAAAATCTCGGCAAGCACAAGCACAACCTTGCTAAGGCTGATATACAGAAGATTTTTAATGATTCTATCAACCAGACCCTCTCACGTACCATCAATACGTCAGCATCTACGTTGATAGTGCTTGTGTCTATCTTCATCCTTGGTGGTGCCAGCATCCGTAGCTTTGCTTTCGCAATGATTATCGGTATTATTATCGGTACATTGAGTTCAATCTTCATCGCATCACCTGTTGCTTACCTCGTGTTGGGTAAGAAGATTGAGAAGCGTTCACATGAGCTGGCTGAGGCACCGGTTGAGGCTTAATTCGTAGTTCGTCTGAACTAAGGTTTTATACCTTATTATATATAGGCAGCCCGTTACCACTAATGGTAACGGGCTGTTTTTATTTCTAAGTGCTGTGGTTATCTTCGTACCTCCTTTGGAAAAGTAAGTCTCCTGATTGGATAAGTTTATTTTGTTTTTGGTAGTATGATCCTTTTCAGGCAACAGGTTGCTCTTCCTCTGGCAACATATATTGCAAGGTATTCAGTTCTCAACACCATTGGTGTTTACCAACACCACCACGTGTGATGGGCTATACCACGTCAGTTGGAAATGGGAAGAGGTGTTTATGATGGTCATTATAATATAGTAAGGCTCTAATGATTAGCTTATGTGGAAATGTTTGTCGGACAGCACTAATGATTAAGCCTAATCAGTCATTAGAGCACAATATCCATTATTCTTATTAATCATATTGTTGCCTGACACCTAATACTCTCTTGTCG of Prevotella fusca JCM 17724 contains these proteins:
- the secDF gene encoding protein translocase subunit SecDF — its product is MQNKGLVICVAVLLTLASVFYLSFSVATSYYDGQAAKIKDPIAQQDYKDSVKYLGIYSYQKCLETQIGLGLDLKGGMNVVLEISVPDVVDVLADHKQDAAYLKAMAEAKQEEMTSQKDFITLFVDAYHKVAPAHKLAEIFATQQLKGKVSTQSTDDEVEKALREEVAAAIDNSYNVVTNRIDQYGVVQPNIQKLEGQEGRLMVEMPGIREPERMRKLLQGSANLEFWETYNNQEVAPYLVQLDQRLANGGETKVDTIAADSTKKAQVKPAAAPKFALNANKTGAGEDVKMEALKKMHPLLSLLQTFPGDALSLVGYASVRDTAAINKMLHSPVAKQILPSDLKLLWSAKPADGLNKKNVYELHALKVTSADGRAPMEGDVVTDAEDKFDQFGRPEVSMTMNSEGARQWAALTKANIGKAIAIVLDGVVYSAPRVNGEIDGGQSSISGNFSVEDTKDLANTLKSGRMPAPAKIVQEEVVGPTLGAQSIEQGLVSFAIAFVLLMLYMVVMYNIIPGMMANLALIVNIFFTLGVLASFQSALTMPGIAGLVLSLGTAVDANVLIYERIKEELRMGKGMRQALKEGYGNAFSAIFDSNLTSLITGVILLVTGTGPIRGFATTWIIGIMISFFTAVFLTRLVFENRVSKDKWLGQTFSTSFSKNFMQDKSFHFLSMYKKSFTVWGVVVMICIVSFAVRGLSRSIDFTGGRNYVVTLNKPTQVEEVRKVMNGAFVNTVGENAGKTATTTVIALGTDGKTVRISTNYNIDSNNPAEDDKAETILYNALKKGGFVNQASVENFKNPDIREGGSIIQSAKVGPSIAKNITYNAFMSVLLAIFFIFLYILLRFRNIGFSVGSVAGLVLDTTIVIGCFSLCYGWIGFSLEIDQTFIGAILTVIGYDINDTVVVYDRIRENLGKHKHNLAKADIQKIFNDSINQTLSRTINTSASTLIVLVSIFILGGASIRSFAFAMIIGIIIGTLSSIFIASPVAYLVLGKKIEKRSHELAEAPVEA